The following proteins are encoded in a genomic region of Streptomyces collinus Tu 365:
- a CDS encoding SRPBCC family protein: MDWNHYRFHSRWPLPAPPAAVYAALERPEDYPAWWPQVRTVTRLDDETGVLTIRSALPYAMTLTARTTRRDPAAGVLAVGLSGDIEGWARWTVTAEGPGTLARYDQEVDVRKPLLRLLAVPGRPVFRANHRLMMRAGRRGLLRHLRAV, encoded by the coding sequence ATGGACTGGAACCACTACCGCTTCCACAGCCGGTGGCCCCTGCCCGCCCCGCCCGCCGCGGTCTACGCGGCGCTGGAGCGGCCCGAGGACTACCCCGCCTGGTGGCCGCAGGTGCGCACGGTGACGCGGCTGGACGACGAGACCGGAGTGCTCACCATCCGCTCCGCACTGCCGTACGCCATGACCCTCACCGCCCGCACCACCCGCCGCGACCCGGCCGCCGGCGTCCTGGCGGTCGGCCTGTCCGGGGACATCGAGGGCTGGGCGCGCTGGACGGTCACCGCCGAGGGCCCCGGCACACTCGCCCGCTACGACCAGGAGGTCGACGTACGCAAGCCGCTGCTCCGGCTGCTGGCCGTACCGGGACGGCCCGTCTTCCGCGCCAACCACCGGCTGATGATGCGGGCCGGACGGCGCGGACTGCTGCGGCACCTGCGAGCGGTTTGA
- a CDS encoding TIGR02611 family protein, whose translation MNTGSDESGPAATDSGQGLGSRAPEYVKARRALHLSWQVGVFVVGLAVVGAGIVMLPLPGPGWVVIFGGMAIWATEFVWAQLVLRWTKRKVTEAAQRALDPEVRRRNIALTVVGLVIVAALVAVYLWKFGVVMPWKIKDQ comes from the coding sequence ATGAATACGGGGAGTGACGAGTCGGGGCCGGCCGCGACGGATTCCGGGCAGGGGCTGGGCTCCCGCGCGCCCGAGTACGTCAAGGCCCGCCGGGCCCTGCACCTCAGCTGGCAGGTCGGCGTCTTCGTGGTCGGCCTGGCGGTCGTCGGGGCCGGCATCGTGATGCTGCCGCTGCCCGGACCCGGCTGGGTCGTGATCTTCGGCGGCATGGCGATCTGGGCGACCGAGTTCGTCTGGGCCCAGCTCGTGCTGCGCTGGACCAAGCGCAAGGTGACCGAGGCGGCCCAGCGGGCGCTCGACCCCGAGGTGCGGCGCCGCAACATCGCCCTTACCGTGGTCGGCCTCGTGATCGTCGCCGCGCTCGTCGCGGTCTACCTGTGGAAGTTCGGCGTCGTGATGCCGTGGAAGATCAAGGACCAGTGA
- a CDS encoding SsgA family sporulation/cell division regulator yields the protein MNTTVSCELHLRLVVSSESSLPVPAGLRYDTADPYAVHATFHTGAEETVEWVFARDLLAEGLHRPTGTGDVRVWPSRSHGQGVVCIALSSPEGEALLEAPARALESFLKRTDAAVPPGTEHRHFDLDQELSHILAES from the coding sequence ATGAACACCACGGTCAGCTGCGAGCTGCACCTGCGCCTCGTTGTGTCGAGCGAGTCCTCCCTGCCTGTCCCCGCAGGCCTGCGGTACGACACGGCCGACCCCTACGCCGTGCACGCCACCTTCCACACCGGAGCCGAGGAGACCGTCGAGTGGGTGTTCGCCCGCGACCTCCTCGCCGAGGGGCTTCACCGGCCCACCGGCACCGGCGACGTCCGCGTCTGGCCATCCCGCAGTCATGGCCAGGGCGTCGTGTGCATCGCCTTGAGCTCCCCGGAGGGGGAAGCACTGCTCGAGGCCCCTGCGCGGGCTCTGGAGTCCTTCCTGAAGCGGACGGACGCCGCCGTGCCCCCCGGCACGGAGCACCGTCACTTCGATCTTGATCAGGAGCTCTCACACATCCTGGCGGAGAGTTAG
- a CDS encoding CGNR zinc finger domain-containing protein translates to MLITHDTRCALDTVVDLVNTAPEDDAAADGLPDVAALADFVRSHEISDVGVLSEFDLSAVRKVRGRFAGIFAATEARAAAGMINELVAAAGTTPRLTNHDGYDWHVHYFAPGASVADHLAADCGMALAFFVVAGEEERLRRCEAPDCRRAFVDLSRNRSRRYCDSRTCGNRLHVAAYRARRKEAAG, encoded by the coding sequence GTGCTGATCACCCACGACACCCGGTGCGCGCTGGACACCGTGGTGGATCTGGTGAACACCGCGCCGGAGGACGACGCCGCGGCGGACGGACTGCCGGACGTCGCGGCTCTCGCCGATTTCGTGCGAAGCCACGAGATCAGCGACGTCGGCGTGCTGTCGGAGTTCGACCTGTCCGCGGTGCGCAAGGTCCGGGGCAGGTTCGCCGGGATCTTCGCCGCCACGGAGGCCCGCGCCGCCGCCGGGATGATCAACGAGCTGGTCGCCGCGGCGGGCACCACCCCCCGGCTCACGAACCACGACGGCTACGACTGGCACGTGCACTACTTCGCGCCGGGCGCCTCCGTGGCCGACCACCTCGCCGCCGACTGCGGGATGGCGCTGGCCTTCTTCGTGGTGGCCGGGGAGGAGGAGCGGCTGCGGCGCTGCGAGGCACCGGACTGCCGGCGCGCCTTCGTCGACCTATCCCGCAACCGCTCACGCCGCTACTGCGACAGCCGTACCTGCGGGAACCGGCTGCACGTGGCCGCCTACCGGGCGCGGCGCAAGGAAGCCGCGGGCTGA
- a CDS encoding DsbA family protein has translation MSDSSPAGAEAPVLDVWCELQCPDCRSALDDVRALRARYGDRLELRLRHFPLEKHKHAFAAAQAAEEALEQGRGWEYVEAVLERVAELDRGGEALLVEVARELGLDAEEFDTALIDGRHILIVDADQAEGKALGVTGTPTYVIGGERLDGGKSQEGLRERIEEIADRLLAAGS, from the coding sequence ATGAGCGACTCCTCCCCCGCCGGCGCCGAGGCCCCCGTCCTCGACGTCTGGTGCGAACTCCAGTGCCCCGACTGCCGCAGCGCCCTGGACGACGTCCGCGCCCTGCGCGCCCGTTACGGCGACCGGCTGGAGCTGCGGCTGCGCCACTTCCCGCTGGAGAAGCACAAGCACGCCTTCGCCGCCGCCCAGGCCGCCGAGGAGGCCCTGGAGCAGGGCAGGGGCTGGGAGTACGTGGAGGCGGTGCTGGAGCGGGTCGCCGAGCTGGACCGCGGCGGCGAGGCCCTGCTGGTCGAGGTCGCCCGTGAACTGGGCCTGGACGCCGAGGAGTTCGACACCGCGCTGATCGACGGCCGGCACATCCTGATCGTCGACGCGGACCAGGCCGAGGGCAAGGCGCTCGGCGTGACCGGCACGCCGACCTACGTCATCGGCGGCGAGCGCCTGGACGGCGGCAAGAGCCAGGAGGGACTGCGCGAGCGCATCGAGGAGATCGCCGACCGCCTGCTGGCCGCGGGCTCCTGA
- a CDS encoding GNAT family N-acetyltransferase, whose amino-acid sequence MTTTLRPTEPLQQQTDGGRSRHYHVCVNSRPVGEIHLCTSPSLGPSVARVEHLRIAEPDQRRGRGTVAALAAEEVARGWGCTSVEAVVPAGAEGALRLVTALGYRPRNRGMEKRLGTTPPALPPGSRARPMDPAEYDAWQEYGFEEYAQQWIALGVPEAAARSKARRDQETLLPDGAGTANTLISVLEHEGTRVGTLWLALKEDKAFVFDVEADRAHRGRGHGRTLMLLAERQAIEAGRPVLGLNVFAGNTPAERLYESLGYDTTDRTFTKPLL is encoded by the coding sequence ATGACGACGACCCTGCGGCCGACCGAGCCGCTCCAGCAGCAGACGGACGGCGGCCGTTCGCGCCACTACCACGTGTGCGTGAACAGCCGCCCCGTCGGCGAGATCCACCTGTGCACCTCGCCCTCCCTCGGCCCCTCCGTGGCCCGTGTCGAGCATCTGCGGATAGCGGAGCCCGACCAGCGGCGCGGCCGGGGCACGGTGGCCGCGCTCGCGGCCGAGGAGGTGGCCCGGGGCTGGGGCTGCACCTCCGTCGAGGCGGTGGTGCCCGCCGGGGCCGAGGGCGCGCTGCGGCTCGTCACCGCCCTCGGCTACCGGCCGCGCAACCGCGGCATGGAGAAGCGCCTCGGCACCACCCCGCCCGCGCTGCCCCCGGGCAGCCGCGCCCGGCCGATGGACCCGGCCGAGTACGACGCCTGGCAGGAGTACGGGTTCGAGGAGTACGCGCAGCAGTGGATCGCCCTCGGCGTGCCCGAGGCCGCGGCCCGGTCCAAGGCCCGGAGGGACCAGGAGACACTGCTGCCGGACGGAGCCGGCACCGCGAACACGCTGATCAGCGTCCTGGAGCACGAAGGGACGCGGGTGGGCACCCTGTGGCTGGCCCTGAAGGAGGACAAGGCGTTCGTCTTCGACGTCGAGGCCGACCGGGCCCACCGCGGCCGGGGCCACGGCCGGACGCTCATGCTGCTGGCGGAGCGCCAGGCGATCGAGGCCGGCCGGCCCGTGCTCGGGCTGAACGTGTTCGCGGGCAACACCCCGGCGGAGCGGCTGTACGAGTCGCTCGGCTACGACACGACGGACCGCACCTTCACCAAGCCGCTGCTCTAG
- a CDS encoding aminotransferase class IV, whose product MMIWLDGGLQDVESARVSVFDHGLTVGDGIFETVKATHGQPFALTRHLERLTRSAHGLGLPDPDHDEIRRACAAVLDANPMPLGRLRITYTGGHGPLGSDRGEHGPTLVVALGETARRPDTTAVITVPWTRNERGALTGLKTTSYAENVVALARAHQHGASEALFGNTVGQLCEGTGSNVFVVLDGEIHTPPVSSGCLPGITRALTVEWTGARETDLPLDVLERAEEVFLTSTLRDVQAVHRIDSAELPAVPGPVTAKVMRIFAERAGHDLDP is encoded by the coding sequence ATGATGATCTGGCTGGACGGCGGGCTGCAGGACGTCGAGTCCGCCCGCGTCTCCGTGTTCGACCACGGCCTGACGGTCGGCGACGGCATCTTCGAAACCGTGAAGGCCACCCACGGGCAGCCCTTCGCGCTCACCCGGCACCTGGAGCGGCTGACCCGCTCGGCCCACGGCCTGGGGCTGCCCGACCCCGACCACGACGAGATCCGCCGGGCCTGCGCGGCCGTCCTGGACGCCAACCCGATGCCCCTGGGCCGGCTGCGCATCACCTACACCGGCGGTCACGGCCCGCTGGGCTCCGACCGCGGCGAGCACGGGCCGACCCTGGTGGTCGCCCTCGGCGAGACCGCGCGCCGGCCCGACACCACCGCCGTGATCACCGTCCCCTGGACCCGCAACGAACGCGGCGCCCTCACCGGCCTGAAGACCACCTCGTACGCCGAGAACGTCGTCGCCCTCGCCCGCGCCCACCAACACGGCGCCTCCGAGGCGCTGTTCGGCAACACGGTCGGGCAGCTCTGCGAGGGCACCGGGTCCAACGTCTTCGTCGTCCTCGACGGCGAGATCCACACCCCGCCCGTCTCCTCCGGCTGCCTCCCGGGCATCACCCGCGCGCTGACCGTCGAGTGGACCGGCGCCAGGGAGACCGACCTGCCGCTCGACGTCCTGGAGCGGGCCGAGGAGGTCTTCCTCACCTCCACCCTGCGGGACGTCCAGGCCGTGCACCGGATCGACAGCGCGGAACTGCCCGCGGTGCCCGGTCCGGTGACCGCCAAGGTCATGCGGATCTTCGCCGAGCGGGCCGGGCACGACCTGGACCCGTGA
- a CDS encoding chorismate-binding protein, with amino-acid sequence MLHHPPRRPSALPPLARFGDRLATGLLDVTGDPAALDSTGFWAVCADFEGRLTCARFAEVRHEPVPAPVPGGWRGPAAGDWTSSLDRAAYTAAVGRIREHIAAGEVYQANLCRVLSAPVAADADVDALTAVLARGNPAPYAGTIRLPGHGVEIATASPELFLRRQGRTVESGPIKGTGRTEADLLEKDYAENVMIVDLVRNDIGRVCATGSVTVPDLCAVEKHPGLVHLVSAVRGELRDGAGWPDLLGAAFPPGSVTGAPKPSALGIIEALETAPRGPYCGGIGWIDADRGTGELAVGIRTFWIDREAGAATLRFGTGAGITWGSDPEGEWRETELKASRLLAVASGAYEEDAAGGAGTDEGALS; translated from the coding sequence GTGCTCCACCACCCTCCACGGCGCCCGTCCGCGCTCCCCCCGCTCGCCCGCTTCGGCGACCGGCTGGCCACCGGCCTGCTCGACGTCACCGGCGATCCCGCCGCCCTGGACTCCACCGGCTTCTGGGCCGTCTGCGCGGACTTCGAGGGCCGGCTGACCTGCGCCCGCTTCGCCGAGGTGCGCCACGAGCCGGTGCCCGCCCCGGTGCCCGGCGGCTGGCGCGGCCCCGCCGCGGGGGACTGGACGTCCTCCCTGGACCGCGCCGCCTACACCGCCGCCGTCGGCCGGATCCGCGAGCACATCGCGGCCGGCGAGGTCTACCAGGCCAACCTCTGCCGCGTGCTCAGCGCGCCGGTCGCCGCCGACGCCGACGTGGACGCCCTGACCGCCGTGCTGGCCCGGGGCAACCCGGCGCCGTACGCGGGCACGATCCGGCTGCCCGGGCACGGCGTGGAGATCGCGACCGCCTCGCCCGAGCTGTTCCTGCGCCGGCAGGGCCGCACCGTCGAGTCCGGCCCCATCAAGGGCACCGGCCGCACCGAGGCGGACCTCCTGGAGAAGGACTACGCCGAGAACGTGATGATCGTGGACCTGGTCCGCAACGACATCGGGCGCGTCTGCGCCACCGGCAGCGTGACCGTGCCGGACCTGTGCGCCGTCGAGAAGCACCCCGGCCTGGTCCACCTGGTCTCCGCCGTGCGCGGCGAGCTGCGGGACGGCGCCGGCTGGCCCGACCTGCTCGGCGCGGCCTTCCCGCCCGGCTCGGTCACCGGCGCGCCCAAGCCGAGCGCCCTCGGGATCATCGAGGCCCTGGAGACCGCCCCGCGCGGTCCCTACTGCGGCGGCATCGGCTGGATCGACGCCGACCGCGGCACCGGCGAGCTGGCCGTGGGCATCCGCACCTTCTGGATCGACCGCGAGGCGGGCGCGGCGACCCTGCGCTTCGGCACCGGCGCCGGCATCACCTGGGGCTCGGACCCCGAGGGGGAGTGGCGGGAGACCGAGCTGAAGGCGTCCCGGCTGCTCGCGGTAGCGTCGGGGGCGTACGAGGAAGACGCGGCGGGCGGCGCCGGCACGGACGAAGGGGCGCTCTCATGA